A stretch of Miscanthus floridulus cultivar M001 chromosome 13, ASM1932011v1, whole genome shotgun sequence DNA encodes these proteins:
- the LOC136501680 gene encoding uncharacterized protein has product MATDAILETIKPRRSEDEQLPVTTAAGVGTKAGAGGIGLRRRMSSFSVHVRPPPSLSLSSSVAAFRRARSMPSVKSLAAAGALRRWWEWGLGWVTAPFAPHGQDDDEARPLGGGCRCAGGGWRHVLVRLRAGARRLLGSDGRPLKAAAPQDFGYDSVSYAQNFDDGEP; this is encoded by the coding sequence ATGGCGACCGACGCGATCCTTGAGACGATCAAGCCGCGGCGGAGCGAGGACGAGCAGCTCCCGGTGACCACGGCCGCCGGCGTGGGAACCAAGGCGGGCGCCGGGGGGATCGGGCTGCGGCGGCGCATGTCCTCGTTCTCGGTGCACGTgaggccgccgccgtcgctgTCGCTGTCGTCGTCGGTGGCGGCGTTCCGGCGCGCCCGGTCGATGCCGTCAGTCAAGtcgctggcggcggcgggcgcacTGCGGCGGTGGTGGGAGTGGGGGCTCGGCTGGGTGACTGCGCCGTTCGCGCCCCACGGGCAGGACGACGACGAGGCGCGGCCGCTGGGCGGCGGATGCCGCTGCGCCGGCGGTGGGTGGCGGCACGTCCTGGTCAGGCTCCGCGCCGGGGCGCGGCGACTGCTCGGGAGCGACGGCCGGCCGCTTAAGGCCGCCGCGCCGCAGGACTTCGGGTACGACTCCGTCAGCTACGCCCAGAACTTCGACGACGGCGAGCCGTGA